Proteins from one Osmerus mordax isolate fOsmMor3 chromosome 21, fOsmMor3.pri, whole genome shotgun sequence genomic window:
- the LOC136965409 gene encoding nicotinate-nucleotide pyrophosphorylase [carboxylating]-like encodes MSQPQLDLSHSIPPHAITRLVREWLAEDTPNFDPAGVCVGSQEVEASLFCKSPCSILAGIPFFTAVFAELGCTVEWMYQEGADLGPGAVTPTAVVRGPARCVLLGERPALNCLARASGIATRCTKLQYITSKAGWQGQVAGTRKTTPGFRLVEKYAMLVGGVSMHRQDLSGMVMLKDNHVWASGSITRAVRDARAVCGFSSKIEVECGSREEGSEAAEAGADIVMLDNFNPEELHVAARLLKEKFPFLLIEASGGVTPSSLPEYLSPHVDIISLGCITQGCPIVDFSLNVQKPVFVPFMGSLNKKNCKE; translated from the exons ATGAGCCAGCCACAACTCGACCTGTCACACTCAATCCCGCCCCACGCGATTACTCGCCTAGTACGTGAGTGGCTGGCAGAGGACACGCCCAACTTCGAccctgcaggggtgtgtgtggggtcacaGGAGGTTGAGGCTAGTTTGTTTTGTAAATCACCCTGTAGTATCTTGGCGGGAATCCCCTTCTTCACTGCAGTGTTTGCTGAGCTTGGCTGCACTGTGGAATGGATGTACCAAGAGGGGGCAGACCTGG GTCCAGGGGCTGTAACCCCAACTGCTGTGGTGAGAGGCCCAGCCAGGTGTGTCCTCCTGGGTGAGAGGCCAGCCCTCAACTGCCTGGCCCGAGCTTCTGGGATTGCCACTCGCTGCACTAAACTGCAGTATATCACCTCAAAAGCTGGCTGGCAAGGGCAGGTGGCGGGCACACGGAAAACAACCCCTGGCTTCCGGTTGGTGGAGAAGTATGCCATGCTGGTGGGCGGAGTGTCCATGCACAGACAGGATCTGAGCGGGATGGTGATGCTGAAGGATAACCATGTTTGGGCGTCAGGAAGTATCACACGGGCGGTTAGGGATGCCCGTGCAGTGTGTGGCTTCAGCAGTAAGATCGAGGTGGAGTGTGGTTCCAGAGAGGAGGGCAGCGAGGCAGCTGAAGCAGGAGCTGACATAGTAATGCTGGATAACTTCAACCCTGAG GAACTGCATGTTGCAGCACGGCTTCTGAAGGAGAAGTTCCCCTTTCTGCTGATTGAGGCCAGTGGAGGGGTAACACCCAGTTCCCTCCCTGAATACCTTTCCCCTCATGTGGACATCATCTCCCTGGGTTGCATAACGCAGGGTTGCCCCATTGTTGACTTCTCTCTCAATGTTCAAAAACCTGTTTTTGTACCTTTTATGGGGagcctaaataaaaaaaattgtaaagaGTAA